One genomic window of Vibrio parahaemolyticus includes the following:
- a CDS encoding MgtC/SapB family protein, producing MHTTFEQIFDLGPFSWPALFCCAINGLMIGIERQTRGKPVGIRTAILIISGTYLFMSMAVSLSPNTLDQARVLGQIITGVGFLGAGVMMTLDGKIHGVTSAAVIWVLAGLGLMIGLGYLMQSVVITLLALSVLLGVDKAENRIKALRRGVHQKIQQRKTSSRLIK from the coding sequence ATGCATACAACATTCGAACAAATTTTCGATCTTGGCCCATTCAGTTGGCCTGCCCTATTTTGCTGTGCCATCAATGGGTTAATGATTGGCATAGAACGCCAAACCCGTGGTAAACCAGTAGGTATTCGCACAGCAATTCTCATTATTTCAGGCACCTACCTGTTTATGTCGATGGCAGTGTCATTATCACCAAACACGCTCGACCAAGCTCGTGTGCTTGGTCAGATAATTACTGGCGTCGGCTTCTTGGGTGCAGGCGTGATGATGACGCTGGATGGCAAAATCCATGGCGTCACTTCGGCAGCCGTCATTTGGGTACTGGCAGGGCTCGGTTTGATGATCGGCCTCGGTTACTTAATGCAATCGGTCGTGATTACCTTGCTTGCGTTGAGCGTTCTGCTTGGCGTGGATAAAGCAGAAAACCGTATCAAGGCGTTACGTCGCGGTGTTCATCAAAAAATTCAGCAGCGCAAAACCTCCTCTCGCTTGATCAAATAA
- a CDS encoding VC2662 family protein, whose protein sequence is MKKLMTSLAVAATIASPVALANSTPVMFSTIDHTNAPSNSAVGGVRLAVLHGQVNEVKGVDFSVLGMSETDRTTGVNFGLFFGAAKVNQEMKGASLGLVNWNQGQTTGVNFGAVNITNNVKGLNWSAVNYSEGYTMADVGLASISKKSNFQLGFFNMTDQIDGVQIGLLNCADNGFFKCFPIINFAK, encoded by the coding sequence ATGAAAAAGCTTATGACGTCATTGGCTGTTGCAGCCACTATCGCATCACCTGTTGCTCTTGCGAACAGCACCCCTGTGATGTTTTCAACGATCGACCATACTAACGCTCCATCAAACTCTGCTGTTGGTGGTGTTCGTTTGGCGGTACTACATGGCCAAGTAAACGAAGTAAAAGGCGTCGACTTCTCTGTTCTAGGTATGTCTGAAACTGACCGTACTACGGGTGTGAACTTCGGTCTGTTCTTTGGGGCAGCGAAAGTAAACCAAGAAATGAAAGGTGCGTCACTTGGTTTGGTTAACTGGAACCAAGGCCAAACAACCGGTGTGAACTTTGGTGCGGTAAACATCACGAACAACGTGAAAGGCCTAAACTGGAGTGCGGTGAACTACTCAGAAGGTTACACCATGGCAGACGTTGGTCTGGCGAGTATTTCTAAAAAGTCTAACTTCCAACTTGGCTTCTTCAACATGACTGACCAAATCGATGGCGTGCAAATTGGTCTGTTGAACTGTGCGGATAACGGCTTCTTCAAATGTTTCCCTATCATCAACTTCGCTAAATAA